From the genome of Triticum aestivum cultivar Chinese Spring chromosome 3B, IWGSC CS RefSeq v2.1, whole genome shotgun sequence, one region includes:
- the LOC123066189 gene encoding uncharacterized protein produces the protein MTSMISTDDAAATSHVDAPVQVATRDHGEAADVDGKGAASAEEQEQAAARRDVFLLAGIRKLIKSFRSLSHIFELYKDEEDEDDDIQIGFPTDVEHVAHIGLDGSSSVASLRGMDGARELLSLSTNISLQQFEFAMASIAAHDDRSAAIAASP, from the exons ATGACATCGATGATCAGCACGGACGACGCTGCTGCGACGAGCCATGTCGACGCTCCAGTTCAAG TTGCGACGAGAGATCACGGGGAGGCGGCGGATGTCGACGGCAAGGGCGCCGCGTCCGCGGAAGAACAGGagcaggcggcggcgaggcgcgacgTCTTCCTGCTGGCCGGGATCAGGAAGCTCATCAAGAGCTTCAGGAGCCTGTCCCACATCTTCGAGCTGTACaaggacgaggaggacgaggacgacgacaTCCAGATCGGGTTCCCTACGGACGTGGAGCACGTGGCCCACATCGGGCTGGACGGCTccagcagcgtcgccagcctcagggggatggacggcgccagggagctgCTCTCCCTCTCCACCAACATCTCCCTCCAGCAGTTCGAGTTCGCCATGGCCTCCATCGCCGCGCATGACGACCGCAGCGCCGCCATAGCAGCTAGCCCGTAA